From a single Adhaeribacter swui genomic region:
- a CDS encoding glycosyltransferase, which yields MEHKHQTLVCFTSSYPYGTRETYFENELQYLAKEFKTVYIQPTYNPYKTHAKRNIPANVVVIKDPLVPSGKQARFTEGIFNGTSMGMFIKDLLKNKAYSSKAAISQWVNTLLIHRISYPKIEKLLKGLDKDALLYTYWANAPVFASNLLKPYKKIVRMHFGDFYLDRFNGYMPVRSNIYSSADLLLPISNNISSILQDFYKIDKSKIFVNHLGIDNTAEYCTVKDSEVVRIVSCSHLEPRKRVHLIAEALTKYQGTKAIEWHHFGGGTEMGKIQDIVKKVGKNVTVNLHGPVSQAQLYQFYQDNYVDWFINVSTGEGIPVSIMEAFSFGIPAIATDGGATYEIVNATNGHLIPKDFDTQIIADLLAKPDPDYLRKRNEALNTWSEKFNAASNYTQLVKKMQSL from the coding sequence ATGGAACATAAACACCAAACCTTAGTTTGCTTTACCAGTTCGTATCCCTACGGAACCCGCGAAACTTACTTCGAGAACGAACTGCAATACTTAGCCAAGGAGTTTAAAACCGTTTACATTCAGCCTACTTATAATCCTTATAAAACCCACGCCAAAAGAAATATTCCGGCCAATGTGGTGGTGATAAAAGATCCTTTGGTGCCTTCGGGCAAGCAAGCCCGGTTTACCGAAGGTATTTTTAACGGCACCTCCATGGGCATGTTTATCAAGGATTTACTCAAGAACAAAGCATATAGCTCTAAAGCGGCAATTAGCCAGTGGGTAAACACCTTGCTCATTCACCGGATTTCGTATCCTAAAATTGAAAAATTGCTTAAAGGTTTAGACAAAGACGCTTTGCTGTATACCTACTGGGCTAATGCCCCGGTATTTGCTAGCAATTTATTAAAGCCCTACAAAAAAATTGTGCGCATGCACTTCGGCGATTTTTACCTGGACCGGTTTAACGGCTACATGCCGGTGCGGTCTAACATCTACAGTTCCGCTGATTTGTTGCTGCCTATTTCCAACAACATCTCTTCTATTTTGCAGGATTTTTACAAAATAGACAAAAGCAAAATATTTGTTAACCACTTAGGTATTGATAACACCGCGGAATACTGCACGGTTAAAGATAGCGAGGTGGTGCGCATTGTTTCCTGTAGCCATTTAGAGCCGCGCAAACGCGTGCATTTAATTGCCGAAGCGCTTACTAAATACCAGGGCACTAAAGCGATAGAATGGCACCACTTTGGGGGCGGTACCGAAATGGGTAAAATTCAGGATATTGTAAAAAAAGTAGGCAAAAACGTGACGGTAAACCTGCACGGACCGGTATCGCAAGCGCAGTTATACCAGTTTTACCAGGATAATTACGTAGATTGGTTTATTAACGTAAGTACCGGCGAAGGTATTCCGGTAAGTATCATGGAAGCGTTTTCGTTTGGCATACCGGCTATTGCTACCGATGGGGGAGCAACTTACGAAATTGTAAATGCCACCAACGGCCATTTAATTCCGAAAGATTTCGACACCCAGATTATTGCGGATTTACTGGCCAAACCCGATCCGGATTATTTGCGCAAACGCAACGAAGCTTTAAATACCTGGTCCGAGAAATTTAATGCGGCTTCTAATTATACCCAGTTGGTAAAGAAAATGCAGTCGCTGTAA
- a CDS encoding pyridoxamine 5'-phosphate oxidase family protein, whose protein sequence is MLRELDEKENIEFLRKKSFGRIGCTDGDNVYIVPLNYQYEDNSIVCYSLEGLKIDIMRKHPTVCFEVDEVIDSNNWKSVVINGRFEEITDKAELDLLRPRYNEYFLRKRTSLASSGQAQDANNLQDIKLVQSDQVFYRIRFTKITGRLETDFI, encoded by the coding sequence ATGCTGCGAGAACTAGACGAAAAAGAAAACATTGAATTTCTTAGAAAAAAATCGTTTGGCCGGATTGGTTGTACCGATGGCGATAATGTTTACATCGTGCCCCTGAATTATCAGTACGAAGACAACAGTATTGTGTGCTATTCGCTGGAGGGCTTAAAAATAGACATTATGCGCAAACACCCTACGGTATGTTTTGAGGTAGATGAAGTTATTGATTCTAACAACTGGAAAAGTGTGGTTATTAACGGCCGCTTTGAAGAAATTACCGATAAAGCCGAATTGGATTTATTGCGACCCCGCTACAACGAATATTTTCTCCGGAAAAGAACTTCTCTTGCTTCATCCGGCCAGGCACAAGACGCAAACAACCTTCAGGATATAAAGTTAGTCCAATCCGACCAGGTATTTTACCGCATCCGGTTTACCAAAATTACCGGTCGCCTCGAAACTGATTTTATTTAA
- a CDS encoding penicillin acylase family protein translates to MKKVILLLLLPLQLLAQKFTPSEVSRWQQQAKQVTIIRDHFGIPHIYGNTDADAVFGLMYAQCEDDFKRVEMNYIEKLGRLAEVKGEAELYNDLLIRLLIDSTDAINDYNKAEPWLKKLMNAYADGINYYLHQNPQVKPTLLHRFKPWYPLLWTDGSIGAINTADVTVTELKNFYTGSQDFSSATLKKPELPSGSNGFAFAPTKTESGNAILYINPHVTFYFRPEVQVQSKEGLNAYGAVTWGQFFVYQGFNDNCGWMHTSGNTDVADLYEEKIVKKNNGLFYQYNNTLKPVTQKKITLRYRDGDALKTKIINAYYTHHGPIMAQRNGKWLSLKSYNRSMTSLIQSWQRTKAKSFADYKKAMDLKANTSNNTVYADAEGNIAYWHGNYIPVRDTKLDWSKPVDGSIAATEYKGLHKVDETVHLYNPTSGWIQNCNSTPFTAAGSSSPKKENYPAYMAPDGENFRGINAVNIFKNSGKYTLDKVIVDAYNTHLSAFDVLLPALLKAYEANKANATYQPLAEPMKLLAAWDRNSSETSVATTLAIEWAQKLSPAIRQVYIDQGEADQVQKTQGFAQTATAEQLLTPLLEVKQELQTKFGKWEVPWGDINRYQRLSGDLDLQYSDTEPSLPSGFAHSAWGCLPSFVSRTYPGTNKRYGYNGNSFVCAVEFGQRIKAKSLLAGGNSGDPASKHFNDQAEMYTKGQFKEVLFYREDVEKHAEKTYHPGE, encoded by the coding sequence ATGAAAAAAGTAATTTTGCTTTTACTTCTCCCGCTGCAACTACTGGCGCAAAAATTTACTCCTTCCGAAGTGAGCCGCTGGCAACAGCAGGCCAAACAAGTTACCATTATTCGCGATCATTTTGGCATTCCGCACATCTACGGCAACACAGATGCTGATGCCGTATTCGGGTTAATGTATGCGCAGTGCGAAGACGATTTTAAGCGGGTAGAGATGAATTACATCGAAAAACTGGGTCGTTTAGCCGAAGTAAAAGGCGAAGCTGAATTGTACAACGATTTACTCATCCGTTTACTTATCGATTCTACTGATGCCATTAACGATTATAACAAAGCCGAACCCTGGCTGAAGAAATTAATGAATGCTTACGCCGATGGCATTAATTATTACTTGCACCAAAATCCGCAGGTAAAACCTACTTTGCTGCACCGTTTTAAACCCTGGTACCCCCTGCTCTGGACCGACGGCAGCATTGGGGCCATAAATACCGCCGATGTTACTGTAACCGAACTAAAAAACTTTTACACCGGCTCCCAGGATTTTTCGAGCGCTACTTTAAAAAAACCGGAATTACCCAGTGGCTCCAACGGGTTTGCCTTTGCCCCCACCAAAACCGAATCGGGCAATGCTATTTTGTACATTAACCCGCACGTTACCTTCTACTTCCGGCCTGAAGTGCAGGTGCAAAGTAAAGAAGGTTTAAACGCGTATGGGGCCGTTACCTGGGGTCAGTTTTTTGTGTACCAGGGCTTTAACGACAACTGCGGCTGGATGCACACTTCCGGTAATACCGACGTGGCTGATTTGTACGAAGAAAAAATTGTAAAGAAAAATAATGGCTTATTTTATCAATACAATAACACCTTAAAGCCAGTTACCCAGAAAAAAATTACTTTGCGTTACCGCGACGGCGATGCGCTGAAAACCAAAATAATTAATGCGTATTACACCCACCACGGTCCAATAATGGCGCAACGCAACGGCAAATGGCTCAGTTTAAAATCCTATAATCGATCCATGACGAGTTTAATTCAAAGCTGGCAACGCACCAAAGCTAAAAGTTTTGCCGACTACAAAAAAGCCATGGATTTAAAAGCCAATACCTCCAACAACACCGTGTACGCCGACGCCGAAGGCAACATTGCGTACTGGCACGGCAACTACATTCCAGTCCGGGATACTAAGCTCGATTGGTCGAAACCTGTGGATGGCAGTATCGCCGCTACCGAATACAAAGGATTACATAAAGTAGATGAAACGGTACACCTCTATAACCCAACTAGCGGCTGGATTCAGAATTGCAACTCCACGCCTTTTACAGCCGCTGGTTCCAGCAGCCCCAAAAAAGAAAACTACCCGGCCTACATGGCTCCGGATGGCGAAAACTTCCGGGGCATTAACGCGGTAAATATTTTTAAAAATAGTGGCAAATACACCCTGGATAAAGTCATTGTCGACGCATATAACACCCACCTCTCCGCTTTTGATGTGCTGCTACCCGCTTTGCTGAAGGCCTACGAAGCCAATAAAGCTAATGCCACTTACCAACCTTTGGCGGAACCCATGAAACTCCTCGCTGCCTGGGACCGCAATTCTTCGGAAACTTCGGTGGCGACTACGCTGGCTATTGAATGGGCTCAGAAACTGAGTCCGGCCATCCGGCAGGTGTACATCGATCAGGGCGAAGCCGACCAGGTGCAGAAAACCCAAGGCTTTGCCCAAACCGCTACGGCCGAACAATTACTAACGCCCTTGTTAGAGGTAAAACAAGAACTGCAAACAAAATTCGGGAAGTGGGAAGTACCCTGGGGCGACATTAACCGCTACCAACGCCTTTCCGGCGATCTGGACCTGCAATACAGTGACACGGAGCCTAGCTTACCGAGTGGCTTTGCGCATTCTGCCTGGGGCTGCTTGCCCTCGTTTGTGAGCCGCACTTACCCGGGAACTAATAAACGGTACGGTTACAACGGCAACAGTTTTGTGTGTGCCGTAGAATTTGGCCAAAGAATAAAAGCCAAATCTTTACTGGCTGGTGGCAACAGCGGCGACCCTGCTTCCAAACACTTTAACGATCAGGCGGAAATGTACACCAAAGGTCAATTTAAAGAGGTGCTATTTTACCGGGAAGACGTAGAAAAACACGCCGAGAAAACGTACCACCCCGGCGAGTAA
- a CDS encoding pseudouridine synthase, translating to MKVLTASLQHFIVQKLQISNQQAVAFILDGQVRVNGQKGQLRQAIQPEDEVSFKAQILQTPKIWTYLAYYKPRGIETTLNQNITDNLAAILTVDQKVFPVGRLDKDSEGLLLLTDHGTVYDKIIHADSHQEKEYQVTVDKPLTPEALQQLASGITIMGKKTRPARVQPINLHTFSITLTQGLNRQIRRMCYKLGYQVQQLIRTRIINIQLGRLQPGEWRPLTHPEIQELLQTVAPLERKKHLSATNPKSPE from the coding sequence ATGAAAGTTTTAACGGCTTCGCTGCAGCATTTTATCGTACAGAAATTACAAATTTCGAATCAGCAAGCTGTAGCCTTTATTCTGGATGGGCAGGTGCGGGTTAACGGCCAAAAAGGCCAACTCCGGCAAGCCATTCAGCCCGAAGATGAAGTAAGTTTTAAAGCCCAAATATTACAAACCCCAAAAATCTGGACCTACCTGGCCTATTATAAACCCCGGGGCATAGAAACCACCCTGAACCAGAATATAACCGATAACCTGGCGGCTATTTTAACCGTTGACCAAAAGGTTTTCCCGGTAGGGCGCTTAGATAAAGACTCTGAAGGTTTACTGCTGCTCACCGACCACGGTACGGTTTACGATAAAATTATTCACGCCGATAGCCACCAGGAAAAAGAATACCAGGTAACCGTAGATAAACCCTTAACCCCGGAAGCCTTGCAGCAGTTAGCCAGCGGCATTACAATTATGGGCAAAAAAACGCGTCCGGCCCGGGTGCAGCCGATAAACTTGCATACGTTTTCTATCACGCTAACGCAGGGTTTAAACCGCCAGATCCGGCGCATGTGTTATAAGTTGGGCTACCAGGTGCAGCAACTTATCCGCACCCGAATTATTAACATTCAACTGGGCAGATTACAACCAGGTGAATGGCGGCCTTTAACGCACCCAGAAATTCAGGAACTGCTGCAAACCGTAGCGCCGTTAGAGCGCAAAAAACACCTGTCAGCTACAAACCCGAAAAGCCCGGAATAG
- a CDS encoding pyridoxamine 5'-phosphate oxidase family protein produces MKINEMDSINQQQPEKNHQNLHGSQAGLKIKELAEKADTCFFCTKITTDQPLKVRPMSVRKVDEDGTLYFLSASDSHKNADIQADPNVHLLFQGSEHSDFLSVFGTATIGRDPEQIKELWNPIAKTWFTEGVDDPRITVLRITPTEGYYWDNKHGNTVAFAKILVGSIIGQTLDDSIEGKLSV; encoded by the coding sequence ATGAAAATCAACGAAATGGATAGCATCAACCAACAACAACCCGAAAAAAACCACCAGAATTTGCACGGCAGCCAGGCCGGTTTAAAGATTAAAGAATTAGCCGAGAAAGCGGATACTTGCTTTTTCTGTACCAAAATAACCACGGACCAACCACTCAAAGTACGCCCGATGTCTGTAAGAAAAGTAGACGAAGACGGTACTTTATACTTTTTAAGCGCTTCGGACAGCCACAAAAACGCCGACATTCAGGCTGACCCGAACGTACATTTATTGTTCCAAGGTTCAGAGCACAGCGATTTCCTGAGTGTTTTTGGCACCGCAACCATTGGCCGCGACCCGGAACAAATTAAAGAATTGTGGAACCCCATTGCAAAAACCTGGTTTACCGAAGGCGTAGACGATCCCAGAATTACGGTATTGCGCATTACGCCCACCGAGGGCTATTACTGGGACAACAAACACGGCAATACCGTAGCCTTTGCCAAAATCCTGGTAGGTTCCATCATCGGCCAAACCCTCGACGACTCCATTGAAGGCAAACTGAGCGTGTAA
- a CDS encoding SGNH/GDSL hydrolase family protein gives MKKLSLLVVVLLLVSAFAAKPLTWVAIGDSITYLNDHPNETGNRITKGYLTLVKEQIPGLEYINKGYNGWTAAGIAKEIENLNLTEAQVYSVFLGTNDWWQGRPIGTFLDYKNNTGNNTFFGSYRIIIDKLRSLNKKAPIILITPMQRVDFVYIGNLQNNAYGSYKDKNGQSLAAFAEAIHVIGNHEKLPVVDLYNDSGMTLDNLVKFKRLKDPTTGQYKNYPYPSFIDVPFNPETDEYPYPPEAIDMTYDGLHPSDKGYQVIAPMVAEAMKKELKLTKTSK, from the coding sequence ATGAAAAAATTATCCCTGCTTGTTGTTGTACTTTTATTAGTAAGCGCTTTTGCTGCAAAACCTCTTACCTGGGTAGCTATTGGCGATTCTATTACCTACCTGAACGACCATCCTAATGAAACGGGTAACCGCATTACTAAAGGTTACCTAACCCTGGTAAAAGAGCAAATTCCGGGTTTGGAGTACATTAACAAAGGCTATAATGGCTGGACGGCCGCCGGTATCGCCAAAGAAATCGAGAATTTAAATTTAACGGAAGCCCAGGTTTATTCTGTTTTTCTGGGAACGAATGATTGGTGGCAGGGCCGGCCGATTGGTACTTTTCTGGATTATAAAAATAACACCGGCAACAACACATTTTTCGGCTCTTACCGCATCATTATTGATAAGCTACGCAGCTTAAACAAAAAAGCACCCATTATTTTAATTACGCCCATGCAGCGCGTAGATTTTGTGTACATCGGCAACCTGCAAAATAACGCTTACGGTTCTTATAAAGACAAAAACGGCCAATCTTTAGCTGCTTTTGCCGAAGCGATTCACGTAATTGGCAATCACGAAAAATTACCCGTGGTAGATTTATACAACGATAGCGGCATGACGCTGGATAACCTCGTAAAGTTTAAACGCCTGAAAGACCCCACTACCGGCCAATACAAAAATTACCCGTACCCCAGTTTCATCGACGTGCCTTTCAATCCCGAAACCGATGAATATCCTTACCCACCGGAAGCGATTGACATGACCTACGACGGCTTGCACCCTTCGGATAAAGGCTACCAAGTAATAGCGCCCATGGTAGCCGAGGCCATGAAAAAAGAGCTGAAACTTACCAAAACCAGCAAGTAG
- a CDS encoding TVP38/TMEM64 family protein — MKRLLYIFLCCCILIIITFLLFGDLENRITTYVHSEQSVVTFTFLSLGFLAFDTLLPVPSSLLMILNGKVLGFLGGSLVSWAGSLVSSVLGFYLGRSANPLFDKFFSAQDKTFSNNFFRKYGNMALLVSKALPILSEAVSFVAGTTAMSFKTFLLYSALGHLIISLVYGYLGSFSNSLHSGLITVIIILSTVFLGWLVQYFLKNKQESENK; from the coding sequence ATGAAACGACTGCTTTATATATTCTTATGCTGCTGTATCCTTATAATAATAACCTTTCTGTTGTTCGGAGACCTGGAAAACAGGATAACCACCTACGTTCATTCGGAGCAATCGGTGGTTACTTTTACTTTTTTAAGTTTAGGCTTTTTAGCTTTCGATACGTTGTTGCCGGTGCCCTCCAGTCTGCTTATGATTTTAAATGGCAAAGTATTAGGTTTTCTGGGAGGTAGCTTGGTTTCCTGGGCGGGTTCATTGGTTTCATCGGTGTTGGGGTTTTATTTGGGCCGGAGCGCTAATCCGTTATTCGATAAGTTTTTCTCGGCCCAGGACAAAACCTTCAGCAATAATTTTTTTCGGAAGTATGGGAATATGGCCCTGCTGGTTTCCAAAGCCTTGCCTATTTTATCTGAAGCGGTATCGTTTGTGGCCGGTACTACGGCCATGTCTTTTAAAACTTTTTTGCTGTATTCGGCCCTTGGGCATTTAATTATTTCCTTGGTCTATGGCTATCTGGGCAGCTTTTCTAATTCGCTGCATTCGGGTTTAATAACCGTAATTATAATATTAAGCACCGTGTTTTTGGGCTGGCTGGTGCAGTATTTTTTAAAAAATAAGCAAGAATCGGAAAATAAATAG
- a CDS encoding ScyD/ScyE family protein, with amino-acid sequence MKFKVTTLLFSLGLLVLTGCREFYDYLNAVDPKPVTTKEYASKLNGPIGLALDANQQLWVTEIGTGKDDGKVSVFDSYGKKHVVIEKFPSFFGPGGPEEIVGLNHLLVKDGKAYILHTNGMLYIADISSYKMGAKPVAASTLKKEDIGTFVMTYPFKEKPEESNPYNLTVGPEDNIYITDAGANAVIRRTPAGKLHVFTTFADIKNPTSVGPPTIDAVPTGIAFNQQRFYVSTLTGFPFPTGKARIFSVDRSGKVSVYQDGFTTITDMTLDPTYNPVVVEHAQFGAQGFTPNTGKIVVAADNGKANFGSALNQPTAIVRSGPLTYYVNSLPDGKIFKVTNE; translated from the coding sequence ATGAAATTTAAAGTAACAACATTGCTTTTCAGCCTTGGTTTACTAGTACTAACCGGCTGCCGCGAATTTTATGATTACCTGAATGCAGTGGACCCCAAACCCGTAACTACCAAAGAGTACGCCTCTAAGCTAAATGGCCCTATCGGCTTGGCGCTGGATGCAAACCAACAGCTATGGGTAACAGAAATTGGAACCGGGAAAGACGACGGGAAAGTATCGGTCTTTGATTCTTATGGAAAAAAACACGTGGTTATTGAGAAGTTTCCTTCATTTTTTGGCCCGGGTGGCCCCGAAGAGATTGTTGGCCTGAACCATTTGTTAGTAAAAGATGGAAAAGCTTATATTTTACACACCAATGGCATGCTCTACATTGCCGACATAAGCTCTTATAAAATGGGCGCCAAACCGGTAGCAGCGAGCACCCTCAAAAAAGAAGATATCGGTACTTTTGTAATGACTTATCCCTTTAAAGAAAAGCCCGAAGAATCTAATCCGTATAACTTAACAGTAGGCCCGGAAGATAACATTTACATTACCGATGCGGGTGCCAATGCGGTTATCCGCCGCACTCCGGCCGGCAAATTACACGTATTTACCACCTTTGCCGATATTAAAAACCCGACCTCAGTTGGCCCGCCCACTATTGATGCCGTACCTACCGGTATAGCCTTTAACCAACAACGCTTTTATGTTTCTACTTTAACCGGCTTTCCTTTCCCGACCGGAAAAGCCCGTATTTTTTCCGTCGACCGCTCAGGCAAAGTTTCGGTTTACCAGGATGGATTTACTACCATTACCGACATGACCTTAGACCCTACTTATAACCCAGTAGTAGTGGAACATGCCCAGTTTGGCGCACAAGGATTTACGCCTAATACCGGCAAAATAGTAGTAGCGGCAGATAACGGAAAAGCAAATTTTGGCTCGGCCTTAAACCAACCCACCGCCATTGTGCGCAGCGGCCCTTTAACTTATTACGTAAATAGCTTACCCGACGGCAAAATCTTTAAAGTAACCAACGAATAG
- a CDS encoding DEAD/DEAH box helicase, producing MMLEPVLEKLNITALNPMQEAALATSEQQDMVLLAPTGSGKTLGFLLPVLKRLQPNTLGIQALVLVPTRELALQIEQVFRQMGTGFSVKCFYGGHATRSERSSLTHPPTLLIGTPGRIAFHLREKNITSSTVHTLVLDEFDKSLEYGFEVDMQFIISQLPNITRRLLTSATAMAQIPRFTGMQNAQTINFLQDTPSAPDLEVKAVLVTDSDKPGTLLRLLCKISNKPTIVFCNQRDAVEELSQFLTQKQLAHGIFHGGLEQPDRERALLKFRNGTYHLLLSTDLAARGLDIPEIENVIHYELTNAETYLHRNGRTARMQAKGVAYLLLQPHEKPSYLPANLPAESLPVKLVLPPPSPWETLYLNAGKKDKISKGDVAGFLLQKGYLQKDELGLIYLQDYVTFAAVSRKKAADLIIKLQNEKIKNKKVKLGIAK from the coding sequence ATGATGCTCGAACCTGTACTGGAAAAATTAAATATTACGGCTTTAAACCCCATGCAGGAAGCGGCTTTAGCTACCTCGGAACAACAGGATATGGTGTTGCTGGCGCCAACGGGTTCGGGTAAAACTTTAGGGTTTTTATTGCCCGTGTTAAAGCGGTTGCAACCCAATACCCTGGGTATCCAGGCTTTGGTGCTGGTGCCTACCCGCGAACTGGCCTTGCAAATAGAGCAGGTTTTCCGGCAAATGGGTACCGGCTTTAGCGTGAAATGCTTTTATGGCGGCCATGCCACACGTTCCGAACGCAGCAGTTTAACGCACCCGCCCACTTTACTAATCGGTACTCCGGGCCGCATTGCTTTTCATCTGCGGGAAAAAAACATAACAAGCTCTACGGTGCATACATTGGTGCTCGACGAATTCGATAAATCTTTGGAATACGGGTTTGAAGTCGATATGCAGTTTATTATTAGTCAATTGCCCAACATTACTAGAAGGCTATTGACTTCTGCCACAGCTATGGCCCAGATACCGCGGTTTACCGGTATGCAAAATGCCCAAACCATAAACTTTCTGCAGGATACCCCCAGTGCACCGGATTTAGAAGTAAAAGCAGTGCTGGTTACGGATAGCGATAAACCCGGTACTTTACTTCGGTTGCTCTGCAAAATTAGCAATAAACCAACCATTGTTTTTTGTAACCAGCGCGATGCCGTTGAGGAACTGAGTCAATTTTTAACTCAAAAGCAATTAGCCCACGGTATATTTCACGGCGGCCTGGAGCAACCCGACCGGGAACGCGCTTTACTTAAATTTAGGAACGGCACGTACCATTTATTGCTCAGCACCGATTTAGCCGCCCGCGGACTAGATATTCCCGAAATAGAAAACGTAATCCATTACGAGTTAACCAACGCCGAAACGTATTTGCACCGCAATGGCCGCACGGCCCGCATGCAGGCCAAAGGCGTGGCTTATTTATTGTTGCAACCCCACGAGAAACCGTCTTATCTGCCCGCTAACTTACCCGCTGAATCGTTGCCTGTAAAGTTGGTGTTACCGCCACCCAGCCCCTGGGAAACCTTGTATTTAAATGCCGGCAAAAAAGATAAAATCAGCAAAGGCGATGTAGCGGGTTTTCTGTTGCAAAAAGGTTATCTGCAAAAAGACGAACTAGGTTTAATTTACCTGCAAGATTACGTAACCTTCGCCGCCGTAAGCCGCAAGAAAGCTGCTGATCTGATTATAAAACTGCAAAACGAAAAAATTAAAAATAAGAAGGTAAAACTCGGGATAGCCAAGTAA
- a CDS encoding ester cyclase — protein MMTTEQSRQFILEYIGAISKDKSEAVLDKYIADPELKGHVLFFESGLPNYQLIPQDIIADGNKVTIRFLLEGEHKGDLFGIAATGRKVNIEGIIIYEVENNQIINHWMHADANSLMQQISNVEANSHS, from the coding sequence ATGATGACAACCGAACAAAGCCGCCAATTTATTTTAGAATACATTGGTGCCATCAGTAAAGATAAATCCGAAGCTGTACTGGATAAGTATATAGCTGACCCAGAATTAAAAGGCCATGTATTATTCTTTGAATCTGGTTTGCCGAACTATCAGCTTATTCCACAAGATATTATTGCGGATGGCAATAAAGTAACGATCCGGTTTTTATTAGAAGGCGAACACAAAGGCGATCTTTTTGGAATTGCTGCGACTGGCCGTAAAGTAAACATAGAGGGGATTATCATTTACGAAGTTGAAAATAACCAAATCATCAACCATTGGATGCACGCCGATGCCAATTCGCTGATGCAGCAGATTAGTAACGTGGAAGCAAACAGCCATTCCTGA
- a CDS encoding DoxX family protein codes for MKTQKITYWATTGLVALMMTFSAYAYLTDATVKQGFVHLGFPDYFRVELAIAKLIGAITLLAPVPARLKEWAYAGFVINFISAFIAHVASGDPLANCVAPLLFLGLLLVSYFMYHRLLKIGQTPFAANKTTSGSRFAL; via the coding sequence ATGAAAACACAAAAAATTACTTACTGGGCTACTACCGGGCTGGTGGCCTTGATGATGACCTTCTCGGCTTACGCGTATTTAACCGATGCTACCGTAAAACAAGGCTTTGTGCATTTAGGCTTTCCGGATTACTTCCGGGTGGAGTTAGCGATAGCCAAATTGATTGGGGCCATAACCCTACTGGCACCGGTACCCGCCCGCCTGAAAGAATGGGCTTACGCCGGATTTGTAATAAACTTTATTTCGGCGTTTATCGCGCACGTGGCTTCCGGCGACCCGTTAGCAAACTGCGTAGCTCCTTTATTATTTCTGGGCTTGTTATTGGTTTCTTATTTTATGTATCACCGTTTGTTAAAAATTGGCCAAACTCCATTCGCTGCCAACAAAACAACTTCCGGTTCGCGCTTTGCTTTATAA
- a CDS encoding winged helix-turn-helix transcriptional regulator: MEPEKQPIVQSSHACKISVMAVKDALYVLSGKWKLPLILTLSEGPQRFNEIQRTLGDITPKILSKELRELEMNEFVTRRVYPTTPVTVTYELTPYSRSLDKVLDELRNWGLQHRERIMKK; this comes from the coding sequence ATGGAACCAGAAAAGCAACCCATTGTCCAAAGTAGCCACGCTTGTAAAATAAGCGTAATGGCCGTAAAAGATGCCCTGTACGTTTTATCGGGCAAATGGAAACTGCCTTTAATCTTAACGTTATCGGAAGGGCCGCAACGGTTTAATGAAATTCAACGGACTCTGGGCGATATTACCCCTAAGATTTTATCGAAAGAGCTACGGGAACTAGAAATGAATGAGTTTGTAACCCGCCGGGTTTATCCCACTACGCCTGTTACAGTCACTTATGAGCTTACGCCTTACAGCCGCTCCCTTGATAAAGTACTTGATGAATTACGCAATTGGGGCTTGCAGCACCGCGAACGCATCATGAAAAAGTAA